In Corylus avellana chromosome ca2, CavTom2PMs-1.0, the following proteins share a genomic window:
- the LOC132170533 gene encoding gibberellin receptor GID1C-like has product MAGSNEVNLNESKMVVPLNTWVLISNFKLAYNLLRRPDGTFNRHLAEFLDRKVPANANPVDGVFSFDVIIDRSTSLLSRIYRPAQDGEPQLNIVDLEKPMTAEVVPVIIFFHGGSFAHSSANSAIYDTLCRRLVGICKAVVVSVNYRRAPENRYPCAYDDGWGALEWVNSRSWLQSKDSKVHIYLAGDSSGGNIVHHVALRAVESDIEILGNILLNPMFGGPERTESEKRLDGKYFVTIQDRDWYWKAFLPDGEDRDHPACNPFGPKGKILEGIKFPKSLVVVAGLDLVQDWQLAYVKGLEKAGQEVKLLYLEQATIGFYLLPNNNHFYTVMGEISNFVSSDC; this is encoded by the exons ATGGCTGGGAGTAATGAAGTCAACCTCAATGAGTCCAAG ATGGTTGTACCTCTGAATACATGGGTCCTGATATCCAACTTCAAGTTGGCTTACAATCTTCTTCGCCGTCCTGATGGCACTTTCAACCGGCACTTAGCGGAGTTCCTTGATCGGAAAGTACCAGCAAATGCAAATCCGGTTGATGGGGTTTTCTCATTCGATGTGATTATTGACCGTAGTACTAGCCTCCTTAGCCGGATCTATCGACCAGCCCAAGATGGAGAACCTCAGTTAAACATTGTTGATCTTGAGAAGCCTATGACCGCTGAGGTTGTCCCTGTCATAATCTTCTTTCATGGTGGAAGCTTTGCTCACTCTTCTGCAAACAGTGCTATATATGACACTCTTTGTCGTCGACTAGTGGGCATTTGTAAGGCTGTTGTGGTCTCCGTGAATTATCGCCGTGCACCTGAAAATAGGTATCCATGTGCTTATGATGACGGATGGGGAGCTCTTGAGTGGGTTAACTCAAGGTCATGGCTTCAAAGTAAGGACTCAAAAGTTCATATATACTTGGCTGGTGATAGTTCTGGAGGTAACATTGTACATCATGTTGCTTTACGAGCAGTAGAGTCAGATATTGAAATTTTGGGCAATATACTGCTCAACCCAATGTTTGGTGGGCCAGAGAGGACTGAATCTGAAAAGCGATTAGACGGGAAATATTTTGTCACAATCCAAGACCGAGACTGGTATTGGAAAGCATTTCTCCCTGACGGGGAAGATAGAGACCATCCAGCATGTAACCCATTTGGTCCCAAGGGTAAAATCCTTGAAGGAATTAAGTTCCCAAAAAGCCTTGTTGTGGTGGCTGGTTTAGACCTTGTTCAGGACTGGCAGTTGGCTTATGTCAAGGGACTTGAGAAGGCTGGCCAAGAAGTGAAACTTCTGTATCTGGAGCAGGCAACAATTGGCTTTTACTTGTTGCCTAATAACAACCACTTCTATACTGTCATGGGTGAGATAAGTAACTTTGTGAGTTCTGACTGTTAA